The Paenalcaligenes faecalis genome has a window encoding:
- a CDS encoding DUF6691 family protein codes for MMIVGGALAGLLFGFGLLISGLAHPDKVQGFLDLAGQWDPSLAFVMGGAIAVAIIPFSLAKKNKIQPVSGVKMELPTRTDVDKKLLIGSALFGVGWGLAGYCPGPALVSFGAGIGMAWWFVPAMLVGALVPRLFFK; via the coding sequence ATGATGATAGTGGGTGGCGCGCTTGCCGGATTATTGTTTGGTTTTGGCTTGTTAATTTCTGGGTTGGCTCACCCAGATAAGGTGCAAGGTTTTTTGGATTTAGCTGGGCAGTGGGATCCTTCTTTGGCTTTTGTTATGGGGGGAGCTATTGCGGTAGCTATTATTCCATTTAGTTTGGCGAAAAAAAATAAAATCCAACCGGTCAGCGGGGTAAAAATGGAGCTTCCTACGCGCACGGATGTGGATAAAAAGCTGCTAATTGGCAGTGCTTTATTTGGGGTAGGCTGGGGGCTAGCGGGCTATTGCCCAGGGCCTGCTCTGGTGTCTTTTGGTGCTGGTATTGGTATGGCTTGGTGGTTTGTGCCCGCTATGCTAGTTGGAGCCTTAGTGCCACGTCTGTTTTTTAAATAA
- a CDS encoding YeeE/YedE family protein gives MSIDWAAFTPWQSLLGGALIGLAAVVLLVVNGRVFGISGILTASLFGGGQRSWRIAALIGVLVSPWVYMALGGQMPQAHPRAISVLIIAGLLVGFGSALGSGCTSGHGVCGISRLSGRSMIATLSFMITGFATVYLFRHLLGII, from the coding sequence ATGAGTATAGATTGGGCCGCATTTACCCCATGGCAGTCATTGTTAGGTGGTGCGTTAATTGGCTTAGCTGCTGTCGTGCTGTTAGTGGTTAATGGCCGAGTGTTTGGCATTAGTGGAATCTTGACTGCCTCTCTATTTGGGGGCGGACAACGCAGTTGGCGTATAGCCGCTCTTATCGGCGTGCTAGTTTCTCCTTGGGTTTATATGGCGTTAGGAGGCCAAATGCCCCAAGCACATCCCCGAGCTATTTCAGTGCTTATTATCGCTGGGTTATTGGTTGGCTTTGGTAGTGCTTTGGGCTCTGGTTGTACCAGCGGGCATGGCGTATGCGGTATTTCTCGTTTATCAGGCCGATCCATGATTGCAACACTGAGCTTTATGATTACCGGCTTTGCCACGGTTTATCTATTCCGCCATCTTTTGGGCATCATTTAA
- a CDS encoding ArsR/SmtB family transcription factor, giving the protein MSVDTQQIMQLNELASEAATLLSRLANPDRLLILCLLVSGEKNVSQIGEASGIEQPTLSQQLTVLRKDDLVQTRREGKYVYYRLENPDVLAIMQTLYQVFCAPKEQEK; this is encoded by the coding sequence ATGTCAGTAGATACACAACAAATTATGCAACTCAATGAGCTAGCCTCCGAGGCTGCTACTTTACTTAGTCGATTAGCCAATCCGGATCGTTTGCTCATTTTGTGCTTATTGGTCAGCGGAGAGAAAAATGTCAGTCAAATCGGAGAGGCCAGTGGTATTGAGCAACCTACCTTATCACAGCAGCTTACCGTGCTACGCAAAGACGATTTAGTGCAAACGCGGCGCGAGGGTAAGTATGTGTATTACCGTCTCGAAAATCCAGATGTTTTAGCTATTATGCAAACCCTTTATCAGGTGTTTTGTGCACCCAAGGAGCAAGAGAAATGA
- a CDS encoding MBL fold metallo-hydrolase translates to MITPHAEAFFDPLTSTYSYVVHAEGNPQCAIIDPVLDYEPHSATTSTRSAQQLIDYIKKNQLELQWIIETHAHADHLSAGSWIKSQLGGQLAIGTPITQVQHTFKNIYHLNDQVKTNGEPFDRLFAAEEQFLIGDMVVDVLHVPGHTPADMAYHVHGLGIFVGDTIFLPDVGSARCDFPGGNAEQLYDSVHRLLAFPEDTVLFMCHDYPPTSREAQYHCTVADQRKNNIHLRDGISKAEFVAMRTQRDATLGLPKLMLPALQVNIQAGQLPTAEEDGHRYLKIPLNRF, encoded by the coding sequence ATGATAACTCCGCACGCAGAAGCTTTTTTTGACCCTTTAACCTCTACCTACTCATATGTGGTTCATGCAGAGGGCAATCCACAGTGTGCCATTATTGATCCTGTGCTTGATTATGAACCGCACTCAGCAACCACCTCCACTCGATCTGCCCAGCAACTCATTGACTACATTAAAAAGAATCAACTAGAACTACAGTGGATTATAGAAACCCATGCTCATGCCGATCACCTCTCAGCAGGATCGTGGATTAAGTCCCAATTAGGGGGGCAACTAGCCATTGGTACGCCAATCACTCAAGTTCAACATACCTTTAAGAACATTTACCACTTAAACGATCAAGTCAAAACGAATGGCGAGCCCTTTGATAGACTTTTTGCTGCTGAAGAACAATTTCTTATAGGAGATATGGTTGTTGATGTACTGCATGTGCCTGGCCATACCCCCGCAGATATGGCGTATCACGTCCATGGTTTAGGTATTTTTGTAGGGGATACTATTTTCTTACCCGATGTGGGCTCTGCGCGCTGCGATTTCCCCGGAGGCAATGCAGAGCAACTATATGATTCTGTACACCGTCTACTCGCATTTCCAGAAGACACCGTCTTATTCATGTGCCACGACTACCCTCCTACCAGCCGTGAAGCTCAATATCACTGTACAGTCGCCGATCAAAGAAAAAATAACATCCACCTTCGCGATGGTATCAGTAAGGCTGAGTTCGTCGCCATGCGCACTCAACGAGACGCCACACTAGGTTTACCTAAACTGATGCTACCCGCACTACAAGTCAACATTCAAGCAGGACAGCTACCCACCGCC